One genomic segment of Rhinoderma darwinii isolate aRhiDar2 chromosome 12 unlocalized genomic scaffold, aRhiDar2.hap1 SUPER_12_unloc_13, whole genome shotgun sequence includes these proteins:
- the LOC142698124 gene encoding protein kinase C-like 1, whose amino-acid sequence MASNGHGEDGEKREEEKRKREEDSVTGFKKKRRGAKDRGLEDEEPRPGSSQDPGTSSPYARLTISRFTIHQVLGRGSFGKVVLASVPGRNTYMAVKMITKRDNTDEIMRERRILLAARHCPFLCHLYAAHQSEERTFFITEYLSGGSLEALIRMCCCLNIGNVRRVNNQKTEGGGKKKR is encoded by the exons atggcgtccaatggacatggagaagacggcgagaagagagaagaggagaagaggaagagggaggaggacagcgtcaccggattcaagaagaagaggagaggagccaaggacagaggattggaggatgaggagccaagacctgggagcagccaagaccctggaacatccagcccctatgccaggcttaccatcagccgcttcaccatccaccaggtcctgggtaggggcagctttggcaaa GTGGTCCTGGCATCAGTCCCCGGCCGAAACACCTACATGGCCGTAAAAATGATCACCAAACGGGACAATACGGACGAAATTATGAGAGAGCGGCGGATACTCCTAGCGGCCAGACACTGCCCGTTCCTATGCCACCTCTATGCCGCACATCAATCTGAGGAGCGGACATTTTTTATCACGGAGTATCTGTccggtggcagcctggaggctttgatcaggatgtgctgctgcttgaacatcggcaacgtaaggcgagtaaataatcagaagactgaggggggtggaaagaagaaaaggtga
- the LOC142698123 gene encoding protein kinase C delta type-like has translation MTLRLRSVLPIRFYTAEMICGLQFLHGHNIVHRDLKPENIMLDADGHVRIIDLGLAQDGVTASNKIRGVSGTLHYMAPEVLLRKKYGTAVDWWSLGIVVSRMAAGRSPFYNGPVRQMAIKAITTAKPKFPIWLNPDVKHLTKRLVRKNSKRRLGVCGNIREHPFFSTIGWEELQERRAQPPFTPFVPVLENQHLKWPENNKALHPLAGFSFMSPSWTQ, from the exons atgacattgagactccgctctgttctccccatcagattctacacagcagagatgatatgtggcctccagttcctccatggacacaacatcgtccaccg agatctaaagccggagaatataatgttggatgcagatggccacgtccgtatcatcgacctgggattggcccaagatggcgtcaccgcctccaataagatccgtggagtgtcgggaacgttgcattacatggcccccgaggtgcttcttagaaaaaaatacggcaccgcagttgactggtggagcctggggattgtggtgtccaggatggcagcaggacgctccccattttacaacggccccgtcaggcaaatggctatcaaagccatcaccaccgcgaagcctaaatttccaatttggcttaatcctgacgtgaaacatctgaccaagagactggtccgtaaaaattctaagaggcgcctcggtgtgtgcgggaacatcagagagcatccattcttctccaccatcggctgggaggaactgcaggagaggagggcacagccaccatttacaccatttgtgcccgttctggagaaccaacatctgaagtggccagagaataacaaagcccttcaccccttggccgggttcagcttcatgtcaccaagctggacccaataa